In the Bartonella apihabitans genome, TGGAACATCGGCAAAAGCCGGAATACGTGTGTAGGTTGCCTTCATCTTGGTGTGATCGGCTTCAATGTAATCGGGAACATCACGTTCCGGCAACTGGGTTGCTTCAAGAACGAGTGCCAATTGTTTCGACTTTTCGCGAACTTCAATTACATCACCGGGCTTGCAACGATAAGATTGAATATTGGTGCGACGACCATTCACATTCACATGACCATGATTGATGAACTGACGTGCAGCAAAAATCGTCGGAACAAATTTGGCACGATAAACAATTGCGTCGAGGCGTGATTCGAGAAGACCGATCAAGTTTTCACCTGTGTCACCACGACGACGGCCAGCTTCTTCGTAAATGCGGTGGAATTGTTTTTCCGAAATATCACCATAGAAACCTTTCAGTTTCTGCTTGGCGCGCAATTGTGTGCCATAATCGGAAAGCTTGCCTTTACGGCGTTGACCATGTTGACCCGGACCATATTCACGACGGTTAACCGGAGACTTCGGACGCCCCCAAATGTTTTCGCCCATACGGCGGTCAATTTTATATTTCGTAGTTTCGCGCTTGCTCATCGCATTTCCTTAAAATTCAATATCGAAACAATATTTATTGTTTCCGGGAAACGCGCCCTCCTCTGCCCATGAAAATTCATGAACTGACAGGACAAATCGCGCACGCTTTGCGCAAATGTCCACGGGACACGTCGGTTAAAGCTTTATCGTCAACCGAAAAAACTTGTGAGGTTCTTTAATGAAATTAACATTCGAAGTCAAGCGGACGGATCAATATAGGTTGAAAAACAGCGCCTGTTTTCTGCGATTTTTGGCACAATACAAAATGAAGTTTGTAAATTTTGTTCCAAAAACAATTATAGGATCGAAAAAAGAGCATGAATGTAGGTCAAACGATCAGACCTGTTCAACTGTTGACGTCAATGAGCTGCGATAAGTACCCCCCTTTTGCTCTCCTTTAAACCTATCTGAGCTTGTCCAACTGGGTACGATCTCGTACTTTATTCGTCGATTGAACGACAAAACTGTGCGCGGCCCCGACTTGAAAATTAAATCTTCATTCTTGACCAAACGGCGTCAAACGCAAACCGAATCCATGAAGCAATCTGTTTGTCGCATAGTCGGTTCTGCCGGAAGTAAAATGGGCAAGATCAAGATGTTCCGTCAATGTCTGGACTTGGTCAGCATCCGGCAGCAAAGATAATGCACGTTTAGCAACAGCTTCTGCAGGGTCTATCCAGTCAACCGGCCACTTTGCATTTTTGCGGAACAGATTGACCAGAAATGGATAATGCGTACAAGCAAGTACAACAATATCGGTGTGATGGCCGTCTTTCTCGACAAAACAGGGCTCTATCTCTTTTTTTAATGCTGCATCATTAACCTGTTTTCTTCTCAAATAATCTTCTGCAAAACCGGCTAATTTGGCGCTCCCCACGAGTTTGACGTGGCACTTGGACG is a window encoding:
- the murI gene encoding glutamate racemase yields the protein MTERPILFFDSGIGGLTVLRETRIFIPDRKFIYIADDAAFPYGNWEEDELKSHIIDLFAKLLNLYNPILCIVACNTASTLVLKDLRRAHPDVPFIGTVPAIKPAAEQTRSGLISVLATPGTVKRAYTHELISSFASKCHVKLVGSAKLAGFAEDYLRRKQVNDAALKKEIEPCFVEKDGHHTDIVVLACTHYPFLVNLFRKNAKWPVDWIDPAEAVAKRALSLLPDADQVQTLTEHLDLAHFTSGRTDYATNRLLHGFGLRLTPFGQE
- the rpsD gene encoding 30S ribosomal protein S4; the protein is MSKRETTKYKIDRRMGENIWGRPKSPVNRREYGPGQHGQRRKGKLSDYGTQLRAKQKLKGFYGDISEKQFHRIYEEAGRRRGDTGENLIGLLESRLDAIVYRAKFVPTIFAARQFINHGHVNVNGRRTNIQSYRCKPGDVIEVREKSKQLALVLEATQLPERDVPDYIEADHTKMKATYTRIPAFADVPYAVQMEPNLVVEFYSR